The window TAAAGATATGTTAATGTTTGATTGAAGTAGTGTTAGAAAGCTCATCTTTAGCAGATTATTATGCACAGTAGATGATCAAACATGGGTTTTGTTTGACAAGAAATGTCATTctgatttaaattttttctagGTATATATTCTCTgtattctttctctctctcttttttttttttttttaaattgaatataTCCTATGTATTCTTGCTGGTTGTAGTTCAAAACTCTTTTAGGTTAGTAAACTATGCGGTAAATGTTTAATGAGAAATTTTAACTTTGTTGCCATGGCTATgttgattaaaattaaatattgagAATGATGGCATTATATATCTTCAAAATGTGTTTGTTTTCTGGCATCTTAGAGATTGATCTTTACAAGTTGAACGGGAAAAATGTTATTGTTGTCGCTGATTATGGATATGTACTGTTATGAGAAAGTTGTATTGACTGTGATGTAGCTTGAGTTTCTAAGTTTTGCTTTGGCAAATTACAGGAAAACTTATCATCATTGCCAACAACTGCCCTCCACTCAGGAAGTCCGAGATAGAGTATTACGCTATGTTGGCAAAGGTTGGAGTCCACCACTACAATGGAAGTAAGTACATCTCTTGTGTGTATGAACTGTAAGATTTAGATGTCTGAACCTTTTTCTTGTGCTTTCATAACATTCTTTATCTTGGAATCTGAATTATGTTACTTTGATTTTCAGTACCTTTTGTTTGTTCGAACTGTTGGAAATGTTCTATGAAAGTTCCATTTGATGACTGCTTTGTATTAACAAATTCCTCATAAATTCATTGACTATACAAGATTTATAAAGCACAGTTCCTAAGTTTAAGTGATGGTTGGATCATTTTTGTTGAACCATAACTAAGCCTGAGCAGCTAAGGGTGTACAATGCAACAAAAGAGGTTGATTTTGGAGATAGCTATTTGACCAGTGTGGTGAGAGCATAAAGTATAAATGTTTTCGTCAGTGACTAACATCTTCATAAGAGTTACCTATATGCATTAGAAGAGTATCTGCGTTTGTTTGAGCTCTTGTCCATGTACATTTAGTCCAGAATCAGTTAGTTAAACGATAATGACGCGGCAAACAATGTGTGGCTTCcagcatatcacatgtttgaacCTTGCCCTGCACAACCTCCTTTTCCTTTAGTCATTACTCTTGTATGTGATGATCTTTGGATTGGTAATATTGTACAACTACGCTTCAGTCCCAAACACGTTGGAGTCGGTTTATATGAGTTCCCATTGCTTCTTTTAAGCTCAACTCATGGCAACCctcatattaaataaaataaaatagaagtcaTTATCAGTTCCTTCTCTTTCAGTCATAACTCATGTATCTGGTGATCTTTGGATTGATGGTATCATACAACAACTATGCGTCAGTCTTGAAAAAAAGTTGTGGTCCACTATATGCACCTACAAATACTGTTATCATTTAAGAttaacacatatcatgatcatacCAAACAAAGTAAAACTGAAACACACATGAAGTTTCTGAAAATATTTGCTGACATATCTATATCTTGTTTCAGACAATGTAGATTTGGGGACGGCTTGTGGTAAATACTACAGGGTCTGTTGCCTCAGCATCATCGATCCAGGTAAAATTCTGGCCCAAGTCGATTTACTGTTGGTTGAGTATCCTTAATAGTGTTTTGCTGATTgtagtatttttcaaaaaaatcttcAGGTGATTCGGACATCATTAAGAGCATGCCTGGTGATCAGTGAGGATGCAATGCCATTCTAAATCTTGGAAaattgttccattttgtttttcTATGAGAAGAATAGCTAGTGTAGATGATCATTTTACTTTATTGTGGTGACTAGCAagataattttgatgttattggTATCAATTTTTTCTGTCTTGAGCtagtgattttattttaatggaCAGTGATTTGTTGTGTTATGTTTTTAAGTTCTGAGTTAGTGTTTGAATGCACCAAGTTGAATCCTATACAAAACCAGTTGCACAGCCTTGAAATTTGGCTGGTCAAATCTTGTTTGGAGTTAGGTACATTTTAttgttgtatgtatgatgcaAAAATGTTTTGGATagtggatatatatatattagttaatGATTTTCCAGCTAAGGTGATTTGAACTATTTATGCATATCTAAATGAATTAGTACGTTTTTTCTATTTGCACAGTATTTGACCAAATGGTCGGGTTCAAGGTTCTAAAGTCTTAGAATCAATCTCTTATGGAGTTGTCGCAAGTATTAATAATGCTGGTATTAGTTATGTCAACATTATTTCTTACATAGTGTTTAGTTTAatgtattaaaagtgatatatattacataatttttataagaaaatgttTGTTTGTCGAAATGCCCTTCTTGTTAGTACCTTTAAAGCTAGAAGGAAGTAGAAGCTTCATTGATGGAATTTTGGTcggaaaaaagaggaagaaatcGAAAAACAAGAATAATCAAAAGGTGACTAAAATATAGGAAGTAAATCGCCCCTTTTTTTCATGGAAAGTAGAGAGTGTGGGAGGCAGCTTTTTTTTACAATCAACGAAAATGTTAGATAACCAAGTTAAAATGGAACTAGAAAATGTAATTTTGGCGGAAAAATGTTACGCTCCgaaaattcaagtcaagattAGAATGATGCATCAAGTACACGTAGAATCAAACTCCATGATTTCATAGTATGAGAAGTGATTTAGACATGTATTAAGGCCACTAGTAACTCTCAATTCATAGCTAAGTTAAAACCTTCCTTACTGATTGATTTCTTGTGAAGAATTCTATTATAGTGAACTTTAAACGAGCATAACTCTTTGATCATGAAGTATTTTTGAGCGCAAGACCCATCTAatgataaatatttgaattatcttcCCAACGCATTCAATATCGTCTTAATTGATatagagtgaaaagttatgaccattttacttaAGCATGGTCAAAGCCGTCAGCGACGGACCGTCAGGAGTCACGCCGGGTAGTGGGATGGCCCCACGGGCCATGGGGTGACTCGTGGCCACTGCAGAGGGAAGCACAAATCAAGTCCTAGGCTACGACTCAGGCCACGTCCCATGGCCAGGCCCCATTGGCCGTTGCGTGAGTCGTCGAGACTGACTCCAACAACTTTTCACATGATTTTAAAAGGGTTgtttggtccttttccacccttttaatatcaaaactacatcgtttaaactatttcaagaatgattattaaGTTTAATACTACCCTAAGCTTCACACTCACTCAAAAGCATTCGACACTTAGAGAGAACAAGAAAATGGGCAATTTCTCTTCTCCAAGGCATAACTAAGGTCATCTTCTTCAAGCTCCAaatccaaagatttcaccaatattttcattctCAGGTATGTATGATTCATTAGTGGAtatcctttcacccattgagtacCAAAATATATTCAGTTCCTTAGTTAATTCATGGTCTCGAAATTAGATTTTCATTACAACCATGATTTGTCTTATACTTCAGTTCCTCATAATtgcaataacatacccagtgtatttccacaaagtaAGGTCTAGGGTTGGAGGAGGGAGGGGGGAGGGGAGAAGAGGGGTAAAGTGTACAatgtctataccactacctcaaataaaatagagaggttgtttttgatagacccccagctcaggaCAGTTAACAGtataaacaacaaaaaacataaaagcaaacaTCAAAAAGGGATATCACATCactagataataaagaaaacaagacacccacaaggTAATATTATAAAATAGCTATACAAAATCATAGAAATCACCAAAACACTAAGAACATCAGGATACAAGAAACCACAGGCGCAAATATAAATAAAGCACTCTTCTCTTTTATTATGGACTTACTCCTACCTATTAACCCTTTACCCtgatccgcgtcctccacaccttccttaTTATGAACACTCGATGACCTAGGATCCCATGCATTGTTGATTAAACACTTATTTCTTCAGGTTTACATGTTTTAGGATACTTTCAGATAGAGGTTCTATTATCGAGTCTCAGGTTATCCGCACTCTTAGTGTTACTGACCTGCAGTGTCTTTTCagataaagtatattttaaacAATGTTTTCAGATAAATTCACCCCATTAGACTATTAGTAGTTTCATGAGTCAGGATTCAAGGTTCATGTCCAGCCCTATATGTTTCTTTCAAATCTCAGTTCTCATATGTTTCTTTTCTGTATTTACTCCAGCCATATCATGTCCCCCATAAATGTACAaatctcataattaaaaaatacatgatTTATCCATCTATCTGTCTGTCCGTCCGTTTGTCCGTCTgtccatccatctatccatccatcatAGTCAGGAGCTTCAACTCATATCACTAAGATATATGACATGCATGACATCCAGATATGCCATCAATGCTCTTGAACACTCTTTCCCAAATGTAAGTTCCCAATTAGTATGTTATTCGAAATGCCATCAATGATCGTGGATCAATTATCTTATAAAATCAAAGTTCGCTAGTTGTATTGTAAAGACTCATTTCGTGGATTATATTTGTTcttttacaataaaaaattagTTCTATTTGTCCTACATTAACTCTTTCCAGTTTATCCTAGATGTATATGTCTATCAAATCAAGATGACATTGGTTCTAGCTTGGTCCCTCTACACATTAAATGTTAGCCACACACAAAAAAGGGGTCCGTCCATTAGGGTCTATCATAAGCAGAcataccttgcatttctgctagaagctgttttcaaggcttgaactggtgacctcctgatcacatgataacaactttaccagttactccaaggttcCCAGCCCTTCAAGTGTTAGACATACAATGCAGTTTAAAAAGGTCTCAGTGGATGGAGCAATaagtattcttttatttataattaaaactacTGAGTTTGAGTTCTGCATTTGAAGTCGCCTTTGATCACTTTAACCCTCAATGTGAGAGTTTTCAGCATGAATTTAAGggatcctatttttcttcttgtttttggGAAATCTAAAATATATGTGATTAAATCCTCCATTTCTTCTGCTTTATTCACATGTGAAAAATCAGATTCATCAACCTTATGCTATATTACATTATAATCAAAGCTCTGCTAGATTCAACATGTTATATAGTATGGCAAGTGTTAAGACTGAGATACTCATGCTATTTAATGAACACTTGATCATAATATGGTCTTACATGTTATCACCTATGCCTTTATCATTATTGAGCTAGTATTAATGGCATGTGGCAGTAGCTGGCTATCTTTTTGTTTATTGTGGTCACTGTGTTCGATCAGCTTACAcatatctcaatttttttatttcgtAATTTGTTATCTTCATCAGTACAGGTACAAGGTAATAAACACAAGTTGTTGTTGAGAAATTTTTGATAGTTTTGTTGAGCACaaattattgttttaatattAACAAAAGTGGATGTTGTTCAAATTGATTAGCTAAATACAAATTATAAGCAAATTTTTGTCTTCGCTGAGATTTTGAATTTCCGACCTTATGACTTTTTTCCTGCCAGGCCATGCACCTAGGATCTACGTATAGCATCTATCCTTGCCTTTGTGTATGTACTAAATGTGCATTAGTTCGAACTCTAAAAATATAAAGCCCCTTTATAACATGCACTTAACATCTCCTAGCTAGTAGATCAATTCGGTgtgaaattaaattaattaaactagTAAATTTTGAATATCGAATATCTAAAATCCACATGCCAAAATCTTGTAGCAACTGATCCCATGAACAAtgtgtcatatatatatatagttagttagttagttagttcgTTAGTTAGTTAGATCAAATGGGAGAGCCTAATCCAAAAAGCTAGTTCGATAGGTGGAATACCTCACTTAACCTATAAATTCATAAGTGGGACAATCCATATAACCTAGAAACTATTAGCATTTATCTATTATCCAATATGTGAAATTGACACATAACAATTGCCCCTGCTTTAGAACCAATGAAGCATTTCTCTATTATCCGATGTGTGACAATTGCCACATAACAATCTCTCCAACTTGAGAATCAACAGCCTTGTTGGTCACGATTGACACCtctcttgggtccaggccactACTTCGAGTCGCGGTCTATGCGTGGATTGATCCACTGAGACCAATGTTATAGACCAAATGGGAGAGCCCAATACTTAAAAGACTAGTCTAATGGTACGTAGAACTCATTTAGCCTATAAACTCATTAACATTTCTCTATTTATTCGACGTGAGGCAATTGACacataataatattttgaagCCCAAAAGAATTTTAATTGCGACTTATAAgattttaattttacttaaaataatattggagattgtaaaaaaaaagaaggtaccaaattattttttttaaaagaagaactATCTATTACTTTTAATCACAATTGTTTTAGAACTTTTAATTGAACAACACAAATTTCATATTATGGCATAAAACTTTTGCAATAATATCGAAGGTAATGCATTGCAAACAAGTAAGTAACATCTTATTAACTACAATCAATccttacttttataaataataataatattatatgaaGTTAAATTCTTAAGATTTTTTAAGAATACTATACTAAATATAAACTATAAGCAAATTTTTGTCTTCGCTGAGATCTTAAATTTCAGACCTCATGACTTGTCCCCCGGTAGGCCAGACACCTAGGAGCTACGTATAGTAGCTATCTTTTCCTTTGAGTACGAACTAAATGGACATTAGTTCGACCTTTGAAAATGTAAAACCTCCCAATAGGTGGGAGAGTTCACAGGAATACAAGGTTGTTCATCAGTTGATCCTCACATAAAATCGCAGTTGAAAGGAGCCTATTGAATTGGGTTCATAAATTGAGGTCTTTGAAACCCAAAATAGCATGAGAACTAACCATGAAAGTAATTGTTGACCAGTCACACGGTTGGTGGTACTTGAAACCAGTATTTGAAGTGCGGTGATAGTGATTGAAGGCTGTTGCAGCCCACCACACATAGCTattaagtaaaaatatttaaaactgaGAACTATCTTTTACGTTCAGCAAGCAAATACGACTTTGCCTGCTCTAATTTCCCAATCATTTCATACGAGTTCACATTAGTTGACCGAAGCCCATTTGTTTCAGCAAGCATATATGGGTTTGCCTGTTCTAATTTTCCAATCATTTCATATGGGTCCACACTAGATCGACCGATGCTCCTTTGTTTCAGCTGATCAAAGGTCGGAGCTCTGCAtattaaaaatatctaaatagaAAATGTTTCCCCGTAATAAGTTTTACACGCTGAACTAATCAAGACCCTATACAGATATGGAATATCATCCAAAGAAACGTATTAGAAGAACGAAAATTGGATGAAAGAGGTTATAGTTCATGGCAGACCACATTTAAAATAGAAGCCATTAAACATCAACATACAATAACTCAATTTTTTAGTTGATCAAATGAGTCATCAATACAAGTTTCGAGTCGTGGTAGCTCAATCATCAACATAAGTTTCGAGTCGTGGAAACTGGATGATTTGGACAACTCTTCTGACGTTGTCCCTAAATCGGACGATGTTGTTAATATGATGATAAAGAGTTAAAATTTTTCATAGAAGTTGCTTTTGCTGCTGTTGCTTGAATGACGCAGTAGCTTAGTGACGTGAGTTTTGAAAGATAACTTGCAAGTTCTGGAAAGTTGAGGATCGCAGTGACAGATAAGATGGTCATACATTTTAATATGTGACATAATTTGACATAAAATGAGATTTGAAACATATAGTCTTATCTTAAACATAGTAAGTACTATAGTATTTAAATATGTTCCCACCGCTTGAATCCGTGATCGGCCTCCTGATCATATAGATGTATGTACATACGATTATTCAAAGCATTAATACTTGGTACGCCATACTCTATAGTGGTTGAAAAGTTGTGTAATACGCTAATTTTGAAGTGTGTCACATAACAATGATGTCAaaagaatctaaaaataaatggaatttattataataaactctgcaacaacaacaacaacaacaacatacctagtatatttccaccaagtggggtctgaaaagggtaagtgtacgcagtccataccactacctcaatattaaatagagagactgttttcgatagacaaTAAACCGAATCTGATACAAAGAAAAAGACATGAATTGCAATCTAGTCTAGCACCTAAAAGAAGAGTTCAAAAGTAGTggtcggaaacaacctttctacctctCCGAGATAACTGTAAGGTCTGCGCGATGTTGCAGTTGTGAGatttctaccctccccagacctcacttgtgaGATTTCACTTGGTATGTTGCAGTTGTTGTTGTGGGCGATGGAAAAGAGTAACCAAACTTGGGACATAAGGGATAATGATATCGGACCAATGCTGGTCTAATACTTCCCATAGCACTCTAGTTGCTACATTAATAAATGGGATAACTACATGGCTTAACAAACATAGATTCATAATCACTCTATTTAGTCTAAGTTTCAATTACAAATCATAACCctctcttgcctattaattatccctaattacaattcatatttctctcatttattttttctctttgtctattttttattactctcctttttttctttttcattttttttcatcactttttcttttatttttattgttgttgttgtattttatattttatatttatttgtatcatattatatattttaaataaatttattatttatagttgAATAGTTTAAACgtgaatatgtacaatttatcatttgttttTGTATACAAAAAAATGTATGGATTAATTGTATATGCAATGTGTTATTCAATGCAAATGTATCGTTAGTATttctatttcaaatttatcacttgtatttgtatataagcaAGTATCGTTTTGTATGCGTATGGTTCAAGTTATATAAATGTGTATCATTTGATgcaaatgtaacatttgtatttgtataatttaccATTTTATAAACAAgtgttcgtagaaagaaaaataaaaattcttttacaattgtttaaaaatacaaatgaccCCCCTTCCCCTCTTTCATTTGGAAAAACATTCTTTTGGGAGGAGCTATGTGTAACCAAGCAACAGCTTGGGCTCACATCTTTATCCGTTGTTTCATCGCCAAAATCTTTTGTGTTAGACATGGGTATTAACCTTTCCTACATCAACACTACCAATCACCATTGGCTTGATACTCTTAAATCCACGACAATTCGCCTTACTGAATGGAAATTTTATTCTTTACATTGTGGAACATTTGGATTATTAGAAACCACAACGTTTTCAATAAGAAAACCTGTTTTCCTAACGTAACCATGGTTTGGAACAATACTATTGAATACATCACTCATACCCCCGCTCCTAGTAACCAGTTAGGAAATTCTGAAATCAATATAAAACGGTTTCCTCCAAATAGGGTGAGGTCAAATTGAATATTGATGGCTCTTTTTCAAACAATTATGATCGATGTGGCACTGGTGGTGTTATTCGGACACTAAAGGCCATAAGAAAATTGGTCACTTTAACAGTAGCAGCCACTGCCATACTATGGTAGAATTGGAAGCCCAAAGTAGCGGCCACTGCCATACTATGGTAGAATTGGAAGCCCTCCTTAACGGCTTAAAAATAGCCCTTATAATCTCACGTTTATCGCAATCGAAACTGATTTGATGGAGGTCATCCAACTTCTTCAACAACCTATTTCCCCTTATACTAATATTGTATCTTTATGTAGGTCAATGTTGAGGAGCTTAGGGAGGCCAGGGGTGCAACATAATTTCCGCGAAGTAAATGGGGTACGTTTTGTCTAGATTGCGTTCAAGACTAACACAGACCAGCTCTAATCACATTTTGTTATCTCCTCTCGAAGATGTTGAAACACAGCTACAACACGATAGAGATGGAGTCCTATATAGTAGAATAGTCTCCTAGTCTACCTGTAATAAGTTAATTTGTATAGGGAACCAGTCTATATCTTCTAACGCTAGGAGCAACTGTGTTGTTTTAGACTCTTATGCAAATGCTAAGCCCAGTAGTAGTAATGTTTTGAATGCTCTTGGTAGCGGTGAACGATGGAACTAATGAactactatttttatataaatctCTAAATAGATATTATATTAAACCTTATTACGATTTTAATAATTCAAATCTATTCAGATCCATTAACTgagatatttaaaagaaaaacacACTTAATGATCATGATCTGGATGATTAAGACTCAAACTTAAATAACAAAAGAACTTAATGACTCATATCTAACTAATTAAGCTAACGTTTGGCCCTTAAATTCCAAATATTTTTTGGCAGGTCATTCTTGAGTGAAGTTTCACCATGTATTTTGaccataatttttgaaaaaaatatttgactttttaaaagaaatataatttatatgcATAAGttctaaaaattattaaaatgtaacaccccgtagcatTCTCTACTTGTACCACTCTTAGTAGCATGCATAGAGAACTTACAACctgaattttttttcaagttttaaaagACTTAGCCATATTTTAAGCTtctaaacttcaatgatttttaaatcGATCTTTCTGACCCCGAGAcgtagattttgagttgattcacgTTCAAGGGTGTAAAGGGCATGTCTtggaaaagttttgaatttttcgaacgatgtttgagacatgtttggatgGTCAAAACAGTAAACCAACGCGATATAGTTGCATCGCGCCAGGAATCACGTCGGAGGGGACCAACGCGACGCGTCGCATTTCGCGTCGAAGAGACTGACGTGGCGCGTTGCTTAACGCGTCAGGCGCCCAGTTCATCTTAGTGATTTTCAGGTCCAAGAGGGTAATTCAGTCTTTTTCCCTTGTCTTATATCAGCCATAACACAGAATTAAGTCGTTATCAGGGCACATTATGCCAAAAGTTACTCAAATTCTCTCAGAACTAAACCCCACCTCCtccccaaaaatcaaaatttcaactttaagTTCAAGATCTCAAGATAAGAGTCAAGATTCGAGTTTCAATCTTTAAACTAAACAAcgtaaggtatgtgggactattc of the Capsicum annuum cultivar UCD-10X-F1 chromosome 11, UCD10Xv1.1, whole genome shotgun sequence genome contains:
- the LOC107848475 gene encoding 60S ribosomal protein L30 codes for the protein MVAAKKTKKTHESINNRLALVMKSGKYTLGYKTVLKTLRNSKGKLIIIANNCPPLRKSEIEYYAMLAKVGVHHYNGNNVDLGTACGKYYRVCCLSIIDPGDSDIIKSMPGDQ